One window of Ailuropoda melanoleuca isolate Jingjing chromosome 3, ASM200744v2, whole genome shotgun sequence genomic DNA carries:
- the LOC109490357 gene encoding transmembrane emp24 domain-containing protein 9-like: MTSPGPRAPVTSARRALLASGPLPASVALRLREGYALPPPALWGQAQGYRRAGLEKVFCGRGGALYFHIRETEKECFIEEIPDETMVIGRNCMTSSGRSTSRPPGLGMFVPVKDPKGQGHPGPAVWL, from the exons ATGACGTCACCAGGGCCACGGGCGCCCGTGACCTCAGCGCGTCGGGCGCTCCTCGCCTCCGGGCCGCTGCCGGCTAGTGTC GCCCTGCGGCTGCGAGAAGGTTACGCGCTGCCGCCGCCGGCGCTCTGGGGACAAGCGCAAGGCTACCGCAGAGCGGGTCTGGAAAAGGTGTTTTGCGGCCGTGGAGGCGCGCTTTACTTCCACATCCGGGAGACCGAAAAGGAGTGCTTTATTGAGGAGATTCCGGACGAGACCATGGTTATAG GACGCAACTGTATGACAAGCAGCGGGAGGAGTACCAGCCGCCCCCCCGGGCTTGGCATGTTCGTGCCGGTGAAGGACCCCAAAGGACAAG GTCATCCTGGCCCGGCAGTATGGCTCTGA